A genomic segment from Candidatus Hydrogenedentota bacterium encodes:
- a CDS encoding DUF1552 domain-containing protein — MKSVATILQRRKLDRRTFLRGVGASIALPMLDAMASAAPRPPVSASPVRMSFVYIPNGVIVEDWTPTSDGTEFALPHILEPLAPHRDHVNVLSGLAQYNAQSLGDGGGDHARAAAVFLTGVHPNKTDGADIRAGISVDQIAAQQIGRHTRFPSLELTCEPGKLAGNCDTGYSCAYSNSISWRTATTPNPPEGNPRAVFERLFGGNAENVDPSTREKRKKYRGSILDFVLEDTQALQKTLGPSDRRKLDEYLYAVRTLERRIESNERFAAGEVDLDVPESAPKDFGEYARLMFDLQVLAFQTDQTRVITFMVAHEGSNRAYREAGVTGGHHGISHHQGDPAKIADIRKINRYHMEQFAYFVERLKSTEDGDGSLLDHSMVVYGSGIGDGNRHNHNDLPILLAGNAGGKVAGGRHISYAKDTPLNNLYLNMLEHAGIPTEKLGDSTGRLDYLSGV, encoded by the coding sequence ATGAAATCGGTGGCGACGATTCTGCAGAGGCGAAAACTGGATCGTAGGACGTTTCTTCGCGGCGTTGGCGCTTCGATCGCGTTGCCCATGCTGGACGCGATGGCGTCCGCCGCGCCGAGGCCGCCGGTGTCCGCTTCGCCGGTTCGCATGAGCTTCGTGTACATTCCGAATGGCGTCATCGTGGAAGACTGGACGCCCACTAGCGATGGCACGGAATTCGCCCTGCCGCACATTCTGGAGCCGCTCGCGCCGCACCGGGACCACGTGAACGTCCTGAGCGGCCTCGCGCAATACAACGCGCAATCGCTGGGCGACGGCGGCGGCGATCACGCGCGCGCGGCGGCGGTATTCCTTACCGGGGTACACCCGAACAAGACCGACGGCGCGGACATACGCGCGGGCATTTCGGTGGATCAGATCGCCGCGCAGCAGATAGGCCGCCACACGCGGTTCCCGTCCCTTGAACTCACGTGCGAACCCGGCAAGCTTGCGGGGAATTGCGACACAGGGTATAGCTGCGCGTATTCGAACAGCATTTCGTGGCGCACCGCAACCACGCCCAACCCGCCGGAAGGCAACCCGCGCGCGGTGTTCGAACGTTTGTTTGGCGGCAACGCCGAAAACGTCGATCCGTCCACGCGCGAGAAGCGTAAGAAGTACAGGGGTAGTATCCTCGATTTCGTGTTGGAGGACACGCAGGCGCTGCAAAAAACACTGGGGCCGAGCGACCGGCGTAAACTCGACGAGTACCTGTACGCCGTGCGCACGTTGGAGCGGCGGATCGAGTCCAACGAACGATTTGCGGCGGGCGAGGTAGACCTCGACGTACCCGAGAGTGCACCGAAAGACTTTGGCGAATACGCGCGGCTCATGTTCGACTTGCAGGTCCTCGCGTTCCAGACGGACCAGACGCGGGTGATAACTTTTATGGTGGCGCACGAGGGGAGCAATCGCGCGTACCGCGAAGCGGGAGTCACCGGCGGCCACCACGGCATCAGCCATCACCAGGGCGACCCGGCCAAGATCGCGGACATCCGCAAGATCAACCGGTATCATATGGAGCAGTTCGCGTATTTCGTCGAGCGGCTGAAATCCACCGAGGATGGCGACGGGTCGCTGCTCGATCATTCGATGGTGGTGTACGGCAGCGGCATCGGCGACGGAAACCGGCACAACCACAACGACCTGCCCATACTGCTTGCCGGCAATGCGGGCGGCAAGGTTGCAGGCGGCCGTCATATTTCGTACGCGAAAGACACTCCGTTGAACAACCTGTACCTGAATATGCTCGAACATGCGGGCATTCCCACCGAAAAACTCGGCGACAGCACCGGCAGGCTTGACTATCTCAGCGGAGTCTGA
- a CDS encoding DUF1592 domain-containing protein: protein MSTAPQYAAEGAKRRERGPCAVRASSFFSIVMLIGCQSLPPQPAESDATLSAELASAYESIVVPFTKQYCLACHDAEEMKGDIDLESFESPGAALAETELWDRVRAMIQSGEMPPKKRPQPKPDEVALVVEFLLEHGKSQRVAMTPDPGRVTVRRLNRAEYNNTVRDLLGVEFRPADDFPADDSGYGFDTIGSVLSVSPLLLEKYLAAAERIARDVVMRESCDNDASTRHFVLTCEHPDKPHTKACARRVLEPLARRAYRRPPTAEEMKKLTGFVGLAAESGDGFEQGVEIALQALLVSPQFIYRIEHNEPARFGKRDRRLEDYELASRLSYFLWSSMPDDELLDTAHDGALRNPRVLREQLQRMLRDPKSAALADHFAGQWLEFRNMAVADPDPKLFPSFDNALRSAMTQETSLFFGAIVRDDRSILEFIDANYTYLNERLARHYGIEGVTGDSFRRVAVNPGQRGGVLTHASVLTVTSYPTRTSPVLRGVWVLQNILAAPPPAPPPDVPALEAANIDPNAPMRERLEAHRKNESCASCHARIDPLGFGLENFDAIGAWRTTEGDRPIDNSGTLPDGRSFSGVEELKKMLMERKDDFARCLAEKMLTYGLGRGLEPYDAPVVDKIVANVARNEYRFSALAYEIVSSLPFQKRRGEDEIGGDDSAEAKTGS, encoded by the coding sequence ATGTCTACCGCCCCTCAATACGCGGCCGAGGGCGCCAAACGGCGCGAACGCGGGCCGTGCGCTGTACGCGCGTCGTCGTTCTTTTCGATCGTTATGCTCATTGGTTGTCAATCGCTTCCGCCACAGCCCGCGGAATCCGACGCCACGCTGTCCGCTGAACTCGCATCGGCATATGAATCGATCGTCGTCCCATTTACGAAGCAATATTGTCTTGCGTGTCACGATGCGGAGGAGATGAAGGGCGATATCGATCTTGAATCGTTCGAATCGCCGGGCGCGGCGTTGGCGGAAACGGAACTTTGGGACCGTGTCCGTGCGATGATTCAGTCGGGCGAGATGCCGCCCAAGAAGCGGCCACAACCGAAGCCGGACGAGGTTGCCTTGGTTGTGGAGTTTTTACTTGAGCACGGGAAATCCCAACGAGTCGCGATGACGCCTGACCCCGGCCGGGTTACGGTGCGCCGGTTGAACCGCGCGGAATACAACAACACGGTTCGCGACTTGCTTGGCGTCGAATTCCGGCCAGCGGACGATTTTCCGGCGGACGACAGCGGGTATGGTTTCGACACGATCGGTAGCGTGCTGTCGGTGTCGCCGCTGCTCTTGGAGAAGTATCTCGCAGCCGCCGAACGCATCGCGCGTGATGTCGTTATGCGCGAATCCTGCGATAACGACGCGAGCACGCGGCACTTCGTCTTGACCTGCGAGCACCCGGACAAGCCGCATACGAAGGCGTGCGCACGGCGCGTACTCGAGCCGCTCGCGCGTCGCGCATACCGGCGTCCACCGACCGCGGAAGAAATGAAAAAGCTAACGGGATTCGTCGGGCTTGCGGCCGAGAGTGGCGACGGCTTCGAGCAAGGCGTGGAGATTGCGTTACAGGCGCTGCTCGTGTCGCCCCAGTTCATCTATCGCATCGAGCACAACGAGCCGGCGCGGTTCGGCAAGCGCGACCGCCGGCTTGAAGACTACGAACTTGCGTCGCGCCTTTCGTATTTCCTGTGGAGCAGCATGCCGGACGACGAGTTGTTGGACACGGCGCACGATGGCGCGCTCCGCAATCCGCGCGTGCTGCGCGAGCAGTTGCAGCGCATGCTTCGTGATCCGAAGTCGGCGGCGCTGGCGGACCACTTCGCGGGGCAATGGCTCGAGTTCCGCAACATGGCCGTGGCCGATCCCGATCCGAAACTGTTCCCTTCCTTCGACAACGCGCTGCGAAGCGCAATGACGCAAGAGACGTCGCTGTTCTTCGGGGCGATCGTCCGCGACGACCGCAGCATTCTGGAATTCATCGACGCCAACTACACGTACTTGAACGAACGACTCGCCCGTCATTACGGCATCGAGGGAGTCACGGGCGACTCGTTCCGGCGTGTCGCGGTGAATCCCGGGCAGCGTGGCGGCGTGCTTACGCACGCGAGTGTTCTTACGGTGACGTCGTACCCCACGCGCACGTCGCCAGTGTTACGCGGGGTGTGGGTGCTGCAAAACATCCTCGCCGCGCCCCCGCCTGCCCCGCCGCCGGACGTGCCGGCGCTCGAGGCGGCGAATATAGACCCCAACGCGCCGATGCGCGAGCGCCTGGAAGCGCACCGGAAGAACGAGAGTTGTGCGTCGTGTCACGCGCGGATCGATCCGCTCGGGTTCGGCCTCGAGAATTTCGACGCGATCGGTGCGTGGCGCACGACCGAGGGGGACCGGCCCATAGACAATTCGGGCACGTTGCCGGACGGTCGCTCGTTCTCAGGGGTAGAGGAACTCAAGAAAATGCTCATGGAGCGCAAAGACGATTTTGCTCGATGTCTGGCGGAGAAAATGCTAACCTACGGACTCGGAAGAGGTCTTGAGCCGTACGACGCGCCGGTGGTCGACAAGATTGTCGCCAACGTGGCGCGGAACGAGTATCGGTTCTCCGCGCTCGCATACGAGATTGTAAGCAGTCTGCCATTTCAAAAGCGCAGAGGCGAGGATGAAATCGGTGGCGACGATTCTGCAGAGGCGAAAACTGGATCGTAG
- the cls gene encoding cardiolipin synthase: MLGERNLIPSLGALYLSFEWVVRIVMLVYVPQRRSPAAARTWLLFIFFLPVAGLLVYWWFGRIYVPKKRLDLQKRASDWVREAIKQWDVQQAPETRVVPTVVGQAARLAKALGQFPVAAGNTVELIDDYDKSIQCLVDDIDAARSHVHLLFYIFSDDAVGQRVTESLGRAVKRGVSCRVLIDYLGSRPYLARLTAEMREAGIEVTPVMPVGPFRSNAARFDLRNHRKIAVIDGIIGHVGSQNIVAADFKPGLVFEELVARVEGPVVSQLQVSLLADRYFEIGELIDDNSLFPHPHAKGTAHAQVLPSGPGFAGGGIQSLIVAMIHDAEKRVVITTPYFIPDEPLLQAMRTAVSTGVEVHLILSEQRDQFFVGFAQQSFYEEVLEAGVHIHLYQPRFLHAKHMTVDDSISVIGSNNVDIRSFALNNEVCLIVYDEDVVRKHREIEARYFANSRELTLKEWNKRPIVKQAFQSVCRLVDSLL, encoded by the coding sequence ATGCTGGGCGAGCGTAACCTGATTCCATCGCTGGGAGCCTTGTATCTCTCGTTCGAGTGGGTCGTGCGAATTGTGATGCTGGTATACGTGCCGCAGCGCCGTAGTCCCGCCGCTGCGCGCACGTGGCTGCTCTTCATCTTTTTTCTACCCGTCGCCGGACTTCTGGTCTATTGGTGGTTCGGCCGCATCTACGTGCCGAAGAAGCGTCTCGACCTGCAGAAGCGCGCGTCGGACTGGGTGCGCGAAGCCATCAAACAGTGGGACGTGCAGCAGGCCCCGGAGACGCGCGTGGTTCCGACGGTGGTTGGGCAGGCCGCGCGCCTTGCGAAAGCCCTCGGGCAGTTTCCGGTTGCGGCGGGCAACACGGTCGAGCTGATCGACGACTACGACAAAAGTATCCAATGCCTTGTGGACGACATCGATGCCGCGCGGTCGCACGTGCATTTGTTGTTTTACATATTTTCGGACGACGCAGTGGGACAGCGCGTGACGGAATCGCTTGGGCGCGCGGTGAAGCGGGGCGTTTCGTGCAGAGTGCTTATCGATTACCTCGGGTCGCGCCCGTACCTGGCACGGCTCACGGCGGAAATGCGCGAGGCTGGAATCGAAGTCACGCCCGTAATGCCGGTGGGCCCGTTCCGATCGAATGCGGCGCGGTTCGATCTGCGCAACCATCGCAAGATTGCGGTGATTGACGGAATCATCGGACACGTCGGGTCACAGAACATCGTGGCCGCCGATTTCAAGCCCGGTCTCGTGTTCGAAGAACTGGTCGCGCGCGTGGAAGGCCCGGTGGTATCGCAGTTGCAGGTGTCCCTGCTCGCGGACCGCTACTTTGAGATAGGAGAGCTCATCGACGACAACTCGCTCTTTCCGCACCCGCACGCCAAAGGTACGGCGCACGCGCAGGTGTTGCCCAGCGGGCCGGGCTTTGCGGGGGGCGGAATACAGAGCCTTATCGTGGCCATGATCCATGACGCGGAAAAGCGCGTCGTTATTACCACGCCGTACTTCATTCCCGACGAACCGCTCTTGCAGGCGATGCGCACGGCGGTGTCCACCGGCGTTGAAGTGCACCTTATCCTGTCGGAACAGCGCGATCAGTTTTTCGTGGGGTTCGCGCAACAATCGTTCTACGAAGAAGTGTTGGAGGCGGGCGTTCACATCCACCTCTACCAGCCCCGTTTCCTTCATGCCAAACACATGACAGTGGACGACTCGATTTCGGTAATCGGGTCGAACAACGTGGACATCCGATCGTTCGCGTTAAACAACGAAGTTTGTCTCATTGTGTACGACGAGGACGTCGTTCGGAAGCACAGGGAGATTGAGGCGCGCTACTTTGCGAACAGCCGTGAACTAACCCTTAAAGAGTGGAACAAGCGCCCGATTGTCAAGCAGGCGTTTCAAAGCGTGTGCCGATTGGTGGATTCGCTGCTGTGA
- a CDS encoding endo-1,4-beta-xylanase: MTRDCPVQRFGAAFGVLCLCIWSEAGAARFDASALSPDEAGTLSEARAIIERVRTGEVTLRVIDGSGAPVANAPITVELKQHAFLFGCNIFGFDEFASDAENEEYKQRFEELFNYATTGFYWKSYEPIRGKPNYAKTDAIVAWCKARGIRVKGHPLLWDHEAAEPVWSDGQPSMDIQQQRVREIVSRYKGAIDYWEVVNEPSHVTGVAIDGPYRWARESDRNAHLIVNDYHVMADGYRPFFELLQNAIDNAIPFDGVGIQAHEPRTMRFPLHRVKATLDTYATLGKSIHITEFTPTSAGAPITGSTIKGNWNEQRQAEYAEQFYTVCFAHPAVAAITWWDLCDAKSWLKGGGLLRDDLSPKPAYDALKRLIREQWHTRERGETDGQGTFSLRGYFGSYRVEVGKDDGMLSAEIRLEEKTRSPMVVTVE; encoded by the coding sequence ATGACGCGCGATTGTCCCGTGCAACGATTCGGCGCTGCGTTCGGCGTCCTTTGCCTGTGTATCTGGAGCGAAGCAGGCGCGGCGAGATTTGACGCGAGCGCTCTATCCCCGGACGAGGCGGGGACCTTGTCGGAGGCGCGCGCGATCATTGAGCGCGTGCGAACGGGCGAGGTTACGCTGCGTGTCATAGACGGTTCCGGCGCGCCGGTCGCAAACGCGCCGATTACCGTCGAACTGAAGCAGCACGCGTTTCTCTTCGGGTGCAACATTTTCGGGTTTGACGAATTCGCGAGCGACGCCGAGAACGAGGAGTACAAACAGCGGTTCGAGGAACTATTCAATTACGCCACGACGGGGTTTTACTGGAAGTCGTACGAACCGATACGCGGCAAGCCGAACTATGCAAAGACGGACGCGATAGTGGCGTGGTGCAAAGCGCGCGGTATTCGCGTAAAGGGGCATCCGTTGCTGTGGGACCATGAGGCCGCGGAACCGGTATGGTCAGACGGCCAGCCGAGCATGGACATCCAGCAGCAACGCGTACGCGAGATCGTGTCGCGCTACAAGGGCGCGATTGACTATTGGGAAGTGGTCAACGAACCGTCGCACGTAACCGGTGTTGCGATAGACGGACCCTACCGTTGGGCGCGAGAGTCCGACCGGAACGCGCACCTCATCGTCAACGACTACCACGTCATGGCGGATGGATACCGCCCGTTCTTCGAGCTTCTTCAGAATGCGATCGACAACGCAATTCCATTTGACGGCGTCGGCATTCAGGCGCACGAACCGCGCACGATGCGATTTCCGCTGCATCGCGTAAAGGCCACGCTGGACACGTATGCGACGCTTGGCAAGTCGATCCACATCACCGAATTTACGCCGACGTCCGCCGGCGCGCCGATTACCGGATCGACGATCAAAGGCAACTGGAACGAACAAAGGCAGGCGGAGTACGCCGAACAGTTTTACACAGTTTGCTTCGCGCACCCGGCAGTCGCGGCGATCACGTGGTGGGACCTGTGCGACGCGAAATCGTGGTTGAAAGGCGGCGGTCTGCTGCGCGATGACCTCTCCCCGAAGCCTGCGTACGACGCATTGAAGCGGCTCATTCGCGAGCAATGGCACACGCGCGAGAGGGGCGAGACCGACGGGCAGGGAACCTTCTCGCTGCGCGGCTATTTCGGGTCCTACCGGGTCGAGGTCGGGAAGGACGACGGAATGCTGTCGGCGGAGATTCGATTGGAGGAGAAGACGAGATCGCCGATGGTAGTCACAGTGGAATGA
- a CDS encoding PIG-L family deacetylase, whose amino-acid sequence MSKPVVLAVAAHPDDIELMMAGTMLMLARAGWEVHYINLCNGSMGTAEHDRDTIVAIRAEEGREAARILGATWHPPMVDDLDLYYDRSLPRRLGAVVRDVKPAIMLVQSPQDYMEDHMNACRVAVTAAFCRGMRNFITDPIREPVAGEVTLYHALPWGLRDPLRRVIRAGQYVNIEPVLTMKRAALAAHKSQKEWLDRSQGLDSYLTTMEDMARQVGRMSGTFDCAEGWRRHLHLGFCAEGADPLADALGNSVVIDEAYERALDQ is encoded by the coding sequence ATGTCCAAGCCCGTAGTACTGGCTGTTGCGGCACACCCCGATGATATCGAGCTCATGATGGCGGGGACGATGCTGATGCTCGCCCGCGCGGGCTGGGAAGTGCATTACATCAACCTATGCAACGGATCGATGGGAACTGCCGAGCACGATCGTGACACGATCGTTGCGATTCGCGCTGAAGAAGGGCGCGAAGCCGCGCGAATCCTGGGGGCGACGTGGCACCCGCCCATGGTTGACGACCTTGACCTCTACTACGACCGATCCCTTCCGCGCCGGCTCGGCGCGGTAGTGCGCGATGTGAAACCGGCGATTATGCTCGTGCAGTCGCCGCAGGACTACATGGAAGATCATATGAACGCGTGCCGTGTGGCCGTGACCGCTGCGTTTTGCCGCGGCATGCGCAACTTCATCACCGACCCGATTCGCGAGCCGGTTGCCGGGGAAGTCACGCTGTACCACGCGTTGCCATGGGGTTTGCGCGATCCGCTGCGCCGCGTCATCCGCGCGGGTCAGTATGTGAATATTGAGCCGGTGCTCACGATGAAGCGCGCCGCGCTGGCCGCGCACAAGAGTCAAAAGGAATGGCTCGACCGAAGCCAGGGTCTCGATAGTTACCTCACGACGATGGAAGATATGGCGCGTCAGGTTGGGCGCATGTCCGGCACGTTCGATTGCGCCGAAGGCTGGCGCCGCCATCTGCATCTGGGATTCTGCGCCGAAGGCGCCGACCCGTTGGCTGACGCGCTCGGCAATTCAGTCGTTATTGACGAAGCCTACGAGCGAGCCCTGGACCAATGA
- a CDS encoding DUF342 domain-containing protein, whose amino-acid sequence MAATTRVYVTKDRLSARVDCIVDSGNVNETVADVLVQSATMGIDPPLKAANIQAALLAAASSGPHVAGLVLSQGTPPIPSVPGSLSWERDFFSAPFVENPKTGRVDYRQHLDNSIVASGDIIATLTPPKPGTPGLDVFGKTIAVAKPGGPNVRAGEGVEFDGATNTFVATTIGRVRFAKGVLSVDRTYSVKGSIGIKTGHVNYPGAVDVAKDVEPDSILEAGGTVHVAGAAEECIIEAGGDVLIGHGIIGGGKTKVHAGGSIEAAFAERAEIVAGHDVRIRRELIQCLTNAHGAVLIPDGQIIGGRVNAVFGIDAGQVGSHGDVPTTLIAGVDATLQEQIASRHADADECHEEIVQLNERIAPFKARESTLSSYLKDKMDALLRDLAKAEARLEQTTHELEQLTAQSNERAKSVIRIRRKVYPDTHLRIAYAKLDVEREMDGPLVARLNDEGELVLEPDSSA is encoded by the coding sequence ATGGCCGCGACCACACGCGTTTACGTAACGAAGGATAGGCTGTCCGCGCGAGTGGACTGCATCGTGGATTCGGGCAACGTAAACGAAACCGTCGCGGACGTGTTGGTGCAAAGCGCCACCATGGGTATTGATCCGCCGTTGAAGGCGGCGAATATCCAGGCCGCATTGCTTGCGGCGGCGTCGAGCGGTCCGCACGTTGCAGGGTTGGTGTTGTCGCAGGGGACGCCGCCGATTCCGTCCGTGCCCGGCTCGCTTTCGTGGGAGCGCGACTTTTTCTCCGCGCCGTTTGTGGAAAACCCCAAGACGGGCAGGGTGGACTATCGCCAGCACCTCGATAACAGTATTGTTGCGTCGGGCGACATCATCGCCACATTAACCCCTCCGAAGCCCGGCACGCCCGGGTTGGATGTATTCGGAAAGACCATCGCTGTCGCGAAACCGGGAGGACCGAATGTCCGCGCGGGCGAAGGCGTGGAATTCGATGGGGCGACCAATACGTTTGTTGCGACCACGATCGGACGCGTGCGATTTGCGAAGGGCGTTCTATCCGTCGACCGCACGTATTCGGTCAAGGGCAGCATTGGAATCAAGACGGGGCATGTCAATTACCCGGGGGCGGTGGACGTCGCCAAGGATGTCGAGCCGGATTCGATACTCGAGGCGGGCGGTACTGTACACGTGGCCGGGGCCGCGGAGGAATGCATTATAGAAGCGGGCGGCGACGTTCTGATCGGGCACGGAATCATTGGCGGCGGCAAGACCAAGGTCCACGCCGGAGGAAGTATTGAGGCCGCGTTTGCAGAACGCGCCGAGATTGTTGCGGGCCACGACGTTCGAATTCGGCGCGAATTGATCCAATGCTTGACGAACGCGCACGGCGCGGTACTGATTCCGGACGGGCAAATCATCGGCGGCAGGGTGAATGCGGTGTTCGGGATCGATGCGGGACAAGTCGGCAGCCACGGGGACGTGCCCACGACCTTGATCGCGGGGGTCGACGCGACATTGCAGGAGCAGATTGCGTCCCGCCACGCGGATGCGGACGAGTGCCACGAGGAGATCGTACAGCTTAACGAACGAATCGCGCCGTTCAAGGCGCGGGAAAGCACGCTTTCCTCCTATTTGAAGGACAAGATGGATGCGTTGCTGAGGGACCTCGCGAAGGCGGAGGCCCGGCTCGAACAAACGACTCACGAGCTTGAGCAGCTCACGGCGCAGTCCAACGAGCGAGCGAAGTCCGTCATACGAATTCGGCGCAAGGTGTACCCCGACACGCACCTTCGCATCGCGTACGCGAAACTGGACGTGGAGCGTGAGATGGACGGCCCTCTCGTGGCCCGGTTGAACGATGAGGGCGAATTGGTGCTCGAGCCGGATTCGAGCGCATAG
- a CDS encoding protein kinase, with amino-acid sequence MEEKTAHPGSLAGKRLGNYQIHSRLGKGGMGEVYIAHDIPLDRPVALKVLRAGLAHDEQLVERFHREARAAAKLNHPNIVQIYAVGTEDGVPYFAMEWIDGAPLDTVLKEQGAIPWQRAMNIVGQVASALETAHARGVIHRDIKPANILIDKREQAHVSDFGVAKVLSARTQLTTEGTYIGTPQYMSPEQCGMGEISPASDLFSLGATAYEMLTGAVPFEGDTPATLIRKITQDPPKPLDDMVMGVPDSVKVLVHRLLEKDTERRYQSAHDVLTDLALIKAGTALKQTVAMRAPENSPSRIPTRRRASMRTIAIVAGVLLLAVMAGAVGLREKRKQTEQRNQAKAEASASAPASAEDALDGASLPAPGDVIARFDANRSGAVEPEEMPANAKGVLLKADRDGDGTVTRDEIMAMRKRLAGQFLGARDRADQRPNLRKDTIQPEDVMLLYDKNADGVITLDEVPAELGNFFRANDLNRDSNVTLQEIEENRARILQRQPKRSGTQ; translated from the coding sequence ATGGAAGAAAAGACTGCGCACCCCGGAAGCCTCGCCGGAAAGCGGCTGGGCAACTACCAAATCCATAGCCGCCTTGGGAAAGGTGGAATGGGCGAAGTGTACATAGCGCACGACATTCCGCTCGATCGGCCGGTCGCGCTCAAAGTGCTTCGCGCGGGTCTGGCGCACGACGAGCAACTGGTCGAACGCTTCCACCGCGAAGCGCGCGCGGCAGCGAAGTTGAACCATCCGAACATCGTGCAGATTTACGCGGTTGGCACGGAAGACGGCGTGCCGTATTTCGCGATGGAATGGATCGATGGCGCACCGCTCGATACGGTGTTGAAAGAGCAGGGCGCAATCCCGTGGCAGCGCGCCATGAATATCGTTGGCCAGGTCGCGTCCGCTCTCGAGACGGCGCACGCGAGGGGCGTCATCCACCGCGACATCAAACCGGCGAACATACTGATCGACAAGCGGGAACAGGCGCACGTCAGCGATTTTGGCGTCGCGAAAGTTCTATCCGCGCGGACCCAATTGACGACGGAAGGCACATACATCGGGACGCCGCAGTACATGTCGCCCGAGCAATGCGGCATGGGCGAGATATCGCCCGCGAGCGATCTTTTTTCGCTCGGCGCGACCGCGTATGAAATGCTAACCGGCGCGGTTCCCTTTGAAGGCGACACGCCGGCGACGCTGATTCGAAAGATCACGCAGGACCCGCCCAAGCCGCTCGATGACATGGTCATGGGCGTACCGGATTCGGTGAAGGTACTTGTCCACCGTCTGTTGGAGAAGGACACGGAGCGGCGGTATCAGTCGGCGCATGACGTGCTAACCGACCTCGCGCTGATCAAAGCGGGCACGGCGTTGAAACAGACTGTCGCGATGCGGGCGCCGGAGAACTCGCCTTCGCGCATACCAACGAGACGGCGCGCGTCAATGCGCACAATCGCAATCGTTGCCGGAGTTCTACTTCTTGCGGTCATGGCCGGTGCGGTGGGCCTTCGCGAAAAGCGGAAGCAGACGGAGCAGCGGAACCAGGCGAAAGCCGAGGCATCCGCGAGCGCCCCGGCAAGCGCCGAGGATGCGCTCGACGGCGCATCGCTGCCCGCGCCAGGCGATGTGATCGCGCGTTTCGACGCCAATCGCAGCGGAGCCGTCGAACCGGAAGAAATGCCGGCCAACGCAAAGGGTGTCCTTTTGAAGGCGGACCGCGACGGCGACGGCACGGTGACGCGCGACGAGATCATGGCGATGCGAAAGCGATTGGCCGGGCAGTTTCTCGGCGCGCGAGACCGCGCGGACCAACGGCCAAATCTGCGGAAGGACACGATCCAGCCGGAGGACGTCATGCTTTTGTATGACAAGAACGCGGACGGCGTCATCACGCTGGACGAAGTGCCGGCGGAACTTGGCAACTTTTTCCGTGCGAACGATCTCAATCGGGATTCGAACGTGACGTTACAGGAGATTGAAGAGAATCGCGCCAGAATCCTGCAGAGGCAACCGAAACGATCCGGCACGCAATGA